One part of the Desulfonema ishimotonii genome encodes these proteins:
- a CDS encoding DUF294 nucleotidyltransferase-like domain-containing protein: MMNSAEIFDVLMRTDPFEMLAEDVLKMLAEKTEVRTYPANTYVFKQGDASIDALYIIVSGLVELTVSNDRGEETVIGLKRQNDFFGETVVLSRQRYPGAARVKKRLTCCLVFREDLEKLIYSYPEFCGFFNTLLAERMRLLYEELVAEQSYMSSAGLSGIRASQFRKRVSEVMAYPAITCRTDDLVTAAAGIMAEKDINAVVALDRQNRPRGILTEKNLVRYLIARQTYPVETCRVENVMFSNLMEIQPQAFIGQALVAMMRSKNKHLIVMERGELVGIVSMVDLIRIQSVGTLTLAKDIESQPDLRGLSVVSHEIRDILGAMTEEKATVHEIFDVMSELHERLTRRVIQLSEEKMKLGGWGGPPVEYCWVNMGSAARYEQVFGTDQDNAIIYADPESENALVTDYFERLAALIVDGLARCGFGRCDHGMMATSATCRRSVKAWTRLVREWRGTCGDEDTWLFLSLADCRPIWGNMALAESFRRELFEAFSVCLDNSDPDASEDAPGYQPPITFLGTFITESRGIHKNEMNLKKTAIIPVVNAVRLLSIKYGIFESSTLGRLKCLVEGGGLSPKDGELFQHSFETLIRIQIAENMKKMKQGRLPDNYIDPYSLKKMQRMALKDALVGVSRLLKRIGEEFDNIWVKQFI, encoded by the coding sequence ATGATGAATAGCGCAGAAATATTTGATGTCCTGATGCGGACGGACCCGTTTGAAATGCTGGCTGAGGATGTTCTTAAAATGCTGGCCGAAAAGACAGAGGTGCGAACCTATCCCGCCAATACCTATGTGTTCAAGCAGGGTGATGCCAGCATAGATGCCCTCTACATCATTGTGTCCGGCCTGGTGGAGCTGACGGTGAGCAATGACAGGGGGGAAGAGACGGTTATCGGACTGAAGCGGCAGAACGATTTTTTCGGTGAGACGGTTGTGCTGTCGCGCCAGCGGTATCCCGGGGCCGCGCGGGTGAAGAAACGGCTGACCTGCTGCCTGGTTTTCCGGGAAGATCTGGAGAAGCTCATATATTCCTATCCCGAGTTCTGCGGCTTTTTCAATACCCTGCTGGCGGAGCGGATGCGGCTGCTGTACGAGGAGCTGGTGGCGGAGCAGTCCTATATGAGTTCCGCCGGCCTCAGCGGCATCCGGGCCAGCCAGTTCCGGAAGCGGGTCAGCGAGGTGATGGCCTATCCGGCCATCACCTGCCGCACCGATGATCTGGTGACGGCGGCTGCCGGGATTATGGCGGAAAAGGATATCAATGCCGTTGTCGCACTGGACCGGCAGAACAGGCCGCGCGGGATTCTGACGGAGAAAAATCTGGTCCGGTATCTCATTGCCCGTCAGACCTATCCGGTTGAGACGTGCCGGGTGGAAAATGTCATGTTCAGCAATCTGATGGAGATCCAGCCCCAGGCCTTTATCGGGCAGGCGCTGGTGGCGATGATGCGGAGCAAAAACAAACATCTGATTGTCATGGAGCGGGGCGAGCTTGTGGGGATCGTCTCCATGGTCGATCTGATCAGGATCCAGAGTGTAGGCACGCTGACGCTGGCAAAGGATATTGAATCCCAGCCGGATCTCCGGGGTCTCTCTGTTGTCAGCCACGAAATCCGGGATATCCTCGGTGCAATGACGGAGGAGAAGGCGACGGTTCATGAGATTTTTGATGTCATGTCCGAGCTGCATGAGCGGCTGACCCGGCGGGTTATTCAGCTGTCGGAGGAGAAAATGAAACTGGGCGGGTGGGGGGGGCCGCCGGTGGAGTATTGCTGGGTCAATATGGGAAGTGCGGCCCGGTATGAGCAGGTTTTTGGCACAGATCAGGACAATGCGATTATCTACGCGGATCCGGAGTCGGAAAATGCGCTGGTGACGGATTATTTTGAGCGGCTTGCGGCCCTGATCGTTGATGGGCTGGCGCGGTGCGGTTTCGGCCGGTGTGATCACGGGATGATGGCAACGAGCGCCACCTGCCGCCGGTCCGTGAAAGCGTGGACCCGGCTTGTCCGGGAATGGCGCGGAACCTGCGGAGATGAAGACACGTGGCTGTTTCTCTCTCTGGCGGACTGCCGCCCCATCTGGGGGAATATGGCGCTGGCCGAGAGTTTCCGCAGAGAGCTGTTTGAGGCCTTTTCGGTTTGTCTGGACAACAGTGATCCCGATGCCTCGGAAGATGCGCCCGGATATCAGCCGCCTATCACTTTTCTGGGGACATTTATCACGGAGAGCCGGGGGATCCATAAAAATGAGATGAATCTTAAAAAAACGGCCATCATCCCCGTGGTGAATGCGGTGCGGCTACTATCGATAAAATACGGGATTTTTGAATCCTCGACACTGGGGCGGCTGAAGTGTCTGGTGGAGGGGGGGGGGCTGTCCCCGAAAGACGGAGAGCTTTTTCAGCATAGTTTTGAGACCCTGATACGGATCCAGATTGCGGAGAATATGAAAAAAATGAAACAGGGACGGCTGCCGGATAATTACATTGACCCTTACAGCCTGAAAAAAATGCAACGGATGGCGCTGAAGGACGCGCTGGTCGGTGTATCCCGTCTTCTGAAACGCATTGGTGAAGAATTCGATAATATATGGGTAAAACAGTTTATTTAA
- the rbr gene encoding rubrerythrin, producing the protein MKGFKGSQTEKNLLAAFAGESQARNRYTYFASAAKKEGYVQISDIFQETANQEKEHAKRFFKFLEGGEVEIVAAFPAGVVGSTLDNLTAAAAGERHEHEELYPGFAKIAREEGFDAIAMVLDAICVAEKQHEKRYVELAGNIKADRVFKREQSAVWRCRNCGYLHEGTEAPQMCPACAHPQAHFELLGENW; encoded by the coding sequence TTGAAAGGATTTAAAGGAAGCCAGACTGAAAAAAATCTGTTAGCCGCATTTGCAGGAGAATCCCAGGCCCGAAACCGCTATACCTATTTTGCCAGCGCAGCCAAAAAAGAGGGGTATGTCCAGATTTCTGATATTTTTCAGGAAACAGCCAATCAGGAAAAGGAACATGCCAAACGTTTTTTCAAATTCCTTGAGGGCGGGGAAGTGGAGATCGTGGCCGCTTTTCCGGCAGGTGTCGTCGGATCAACCCTGGATAACCTGACTGCGGCGGCGGCCGGGGAACGCCACGAGCATGAAGAGCTTTATCCCGGATTTGCGAAGATCGCCCGTGAGGAGGGATTTGATGCCATCGCAATGGTGCTTGACGCCATCTGCGTTGCCGAAAAACAGCATGAAAAGAGATATGTGGAGCTTGCAGGCAACATCAAGGCGGACCGGGTCTTCAAACGGGAACAGAGTGCGGTCTGGCGCTGCCGGAACTGCGGCTATCTGCACGAAGGGACGGAAGCGCCTCAGATGTGCCCGGCATGTGCCCATCCCCAGGCCCATTTTGAGCTGCTGGGCGAAAACTGGTAA